The window ATTATTAGAATTACAAAGAATATTAGATGAAAATACAACTAAAACAAGAGAAAATGGATTTACACCTAGACAAAGAAATGAAATTGATATAATTTTATCACTTGATGATGAATTACAGGAATGGCTAAAAGAATTACCAAGCGAATTAAATTTTAAAACTTGGAAGCAGAAAGAATATAGTAGAGATAAGGAACACGAAGAAATTACAGATATTTTATTCTTTATTCTACAATTAACAAATTATGAAGAATTTTATAAAATACCTTTTAAAAAATCTTTTGATGATTGGGTAGAGCCTAAAATAAAAACAGTGTACGAAACAGAACTAGAAGCTAGAAAAATAATAGTTTATTTTTTCAAAAAAGATTTATACCATGAACAATTTAGAGATGATATTTTAGAAGATTATAAAATGTTGTGTAATTGGAGAAAATTTTCTAAGCAGGATATTTTAGATAAGTATTTTGAAAAATGGCAGAAAAATATGGAAAGAATTAATAAAGATTGGACTTTGAAAAAATAAAAAAGTGAGGTAATATATGAATGATAAGATGTTACGAGTCAAAGAGGTCATGGAGATTTCTGGGTATTCTTTAAATAAATCTTATGGCATAATTAAAGACATTAAAAAGAAATACAAATTAAAATATCCTGAAGCATTTGTGCCGGAGAAAATTTTTAAAGAATATTTAGGACTAGATAAGGTGTAGAAATGCACCTTTATTTTTTCATTAGATTTTACAGGAGGTAAGAATGAAAAATCCAAACGGCTTTGGCACTGTATATAAAATGTCAGGTAAAAGAAGAAAAAAATGGAGAGCTGTTAAGACTATAAGATGGGAAGAAGGAAAGCAAAAAAGAATAACAATAGGATATTATGAAAGTAAACAGGAAGCAATGGAAGCATTAGGAAAATATATATACAATCCTAATGCAAAGCTAAAATTAAAAGATGTTTATGAAATGTGGAGCAAAACACATTATGAAAAAATATCTCCTAGAAGTAAACTAAATATGCAATCAAGGTATAATGTTTATGTTTCTAAATTAGATGATAAATATATATCTGAAATTACACTACAACAATTACAAAATTTTTTTAATAGTATAAATGCTTCTTCAAGTATATTAAATCACATAAAAGCATTATTAAGTATGATTTTTAATTATGCCGTAAAAAATGATTTTATTGAAAAAAATCCTATTAAATATATAGAAATAGGAAAATATAAAAAAGTATATGAGAAAAAAGAATTTACAGAAGAAGAAATACAAATTTTATGGAATAATTTAGATAAGCCTTTTGTAGATACTATTCTTATTCTTATTTATACAGGTATGAGAGTAGGAGAAATGTTAAATTTAAAACTAGAAAATATAAATCTTGAAAACAAAACAATATTTATTTCAGAAAGTAAGACAAGTGCAGGGATAAGATATATCCCAATAAATAATAAAATATTCCCTATAATTATTAAAAGAATGTACAATCAAAAATATTTAATAACAAATTCAAAAGGAGTGAATTACAGTTATATTTCTTATAAATATAATTTTAAAGCTACTTTAAAAAATATTGGAATACAGCCACATACTCCTCATGAGTGTAGACATACAACAGCTACTCTATTAAGTAATGCTGGAGCAAATCCTATAAGTATTGCAAAAATTATGGGGCACACTGATTACAATGGAATGACAGCTAAAGTTTATACACATAAAAATGAAATAGAGCTTCAAAAAGCTATGAGTACATTAAGCTAAAAAAGAGTGCTACTTGTGTGCTATCTATTGTAAAAAATACAAAAAATATGTAAAATTTAAAAAAGAACAAAATTATAAAACTATTATTTTTTAATGCATATTTATTTTCAAGGAATTTCAATATAAGACAATTTATAAAAAAAAATTATAAGTAAACAGTAAAAGGAGATTTTTAAAATATGACCATTAAACAACTGACATATCTTCTTGAAATTTCAAAATGCGGTTCTTTAAATAAAGCTGCTCAATCCCTTTATGTAACACAGCCAAACATTACAAAAGCTATTAAAGAACTTGAAAATGAGTTAAATACAACCCTGTTTTACAGAAATACTAAAAGTAAAAGTATTACATTTACACCAGAAGGAATAGAACTTCTATGGTATGCAAAAAGCCTTACAGAACAATTCAATATTATTGAAAACAGATTTATAAAAAAATTAAATTCTAATTATCAAAAATTTTCAGTTTCTACACAGCATTACTCTTTTGTTGTTGCAGGCTTTATTAATTTTATACAAAATAAAATGAGTAATAACTTTGAATTTATTTTAAGAGAGGAAAAAACACATGAAGTAATAGAAGATGTAAGGACACAGAAAAGCAGTTTAGGAATACTTTTTATTTCTGAGGAAGCACAGCCTTTTACAAAAAATTATCTCAATGCAAAAAATATAGAATTTTTCTCATTAAAAAAATTTAATCCTCATGTTTTTGTAAGGAAAGATCATCCTCTTACAAAATATAAAAGTGTTACTATGGAAGATTTAAAAAATTATCCAGCAGTATTTTTTGAACAAGAAGTAAATGCTGTAAACTTTTATGAAGAACTTTTAAACCTTAAAAGTTATACTAAATTAATAAAAGTTACTGACAGAGGAACTATTTATAATATCATACAGCACACAGATGCTTATAATATCGGAACAGGAAATATTGTAAAAGAAATAGGAAATGACAGTATAGTTACTATTCCTATATCAGAAAATATCCCTAAAATAGATATTGGTTGGATAAAATTAAAAAATGTAGCTCTTGATGAAAATATGAAATTTTTTATTAATGTCTGCAAAGATTATTTAAAATCAGAATAATTAGAGCTGTTGCATTTTCTAATTTATAAAAATAAAATTTTATTTTCGTAGATTTGCAACAGCTCCTTTTAAAATTTTTTGTTAAAAATAATATAATTTTCTATGATACAAAAAATTTTTCTATATCTTCTTGGACATTTCCTATTCCACTAATTCCAAAATTTTTCATTAAAATTTTCACTATGTTTGGAGATAAAAAAGCTGGTAAAGTAGGTCCTAAATGAATATTTTTTACTCCTAAATAAAGTAAACTTAAAAGTACAATTACTGCTTTTTGTTCATACCAAGCTATATTATAAATAATAGGAAGCTTATTAATATCATCTAAATTAAATGCTTCTTTTAATTTTAAAGCTATTAGTGCTAAGGAATAAGAATCATTGCAT of the Fusobacterium perfoetens genome contains:
- a CDS encoding dUTP diphosphatase; the protein is MQIKKPETFEELLELQRILDENTTKTRENGFTPRQRNEIDIILSLDDELQEWLKELPSELNFKTWKQKEYSRDKEHEEITDILFFILQLTNYEEFYKIPFKKSFDDWVEPKIKTVYETELEARKIIVYFFKKDLYHEQFRDDILEDYKMLCNWRKFSKQDILDKYFEKWQKNMERINKDWTLKK
- a CDS encoding LysR family transcriptional regulator, whose translation is MTIKQLTYLLEISKCGSLNKAAQSLYVTQPNITKAIKELENELNTTLFYRNTKSKSITFTPEGIELLWYAKSLTEQFNIIENRFIKKLNSNYQKFSVSTQHYSFVVAGFINFIQNKMSNNFEFILREEKTHEVIEDVRTQKSSLGILFISEEAQPFTKNYLNAKNIEFFSLKKFNPHVFVRKDHPLTKYKSVTMEDLKNYPAVFFEQEVNAVNFYEELLNLKSYTKLIKVTDRGTIYNIIQHTDAYNIGTGNIVKEIGNDSIVTIPISENIPKIDIGWIKLKNVALDENMKFFINVCKDYLKSE
- a CDS encoding tyrosine-type recombinase/integrase; translation: MKNPNGFGTVYKMSGKRRKKWRAVKTIRWEEGKQKRITIGYYESKQEAMEALGKYIYNPNAKLKLKDVYEMWSKTHYEKISPRSKLNMQSRYNVYVSKLDDKYISEITLQQLQNFFNSINASSSILNHIKALLSMIFNYAVKNDFIEKNPIKYIEIGKYKKVYEKKEFTEEEIQILWNNLDKPFVDTILILIYTGMRVGEMLNLKLENINLENKTIFISESKTSAGIRYIPINNKIFPIIIKRMYNQKYLITNSKGVNYSYISYKYNFKATLKNIGIQPHTPHECRHTTATLLSNAGANPISIAKIMGHTDYNGMTAKVYTHKNEIELQKAMSTLS